A window from Streptomyces subrutilus encodes these proteins:
- a CDS encoding calcium:proton antiporter, which yields MSTATHRSPLTDWTVLVPVVALIALVFSWGRDLPSYAVILVSLCLAGAVLAAVHHAEVVAHRVGEPFGSIVLAVAVTVIEVALIVTLMADGGPKTASLARDTVFAAVMITCNGIVGMSLLVGALRNRVAVFNAEGSGAALATVATLAVLSLVLPTFTTSKPGPEFSTAQLTFAAVASLALYGLFIAVQTVRHRDYFLPVDTKRIRKEAAQAAAAAAAGEDDEHAEPPTSRAALISLGLLLVALVAVVGNAKAVSPTIEKGVADAGLPNAVVGVIIALLVLLPETLAAVRAARRDRVQTSLNLAYGSAIASIGLTIPAIALASVWLSGPLLLGLGPIHMVLLALTVVVSALTIVPGRATLLQGGVHLVLFAGFLFLAVSP from the coding sequence ATGAGTACGGCAACGCACAGATCCCCTTTGACCGACTGGACCGTCCTGGTCCCCGTGGTGGCACTCATCGCGCTCGTCTTCAGCTGGGGACGCGATCTGCCCTCGTACGCGGTGATCCTGGTGTCCCTCTGCCTCGCGGGCGCGGTGCTGGCGGCGGTCCACCACGCCGAGGTCGTCGCCCACCGGGTCGGGGAACCCTTCGGCTCGATCGTCCTCGCCGTGGCGGTCACCGTCATCGAAGTGGCGCTCATCGTCACCCTGATGGCCGACGGCGGACCCAAGACCGCGTCCCTCGCCCGGGACACCGTCTTCGCGGCCGTCATGATCACCTGCAACGGCATCGTCGGCATGTCGCTGCTCGTCGGCGCGCTGCGCAACCGCGTCGCGGTCTTCAACGCCGAAGGGTCCGGCGCGGCCCTGGCCACCGTCGCGACCCTCGCCGTCCTCAGCCTGGTCCTGCCGACCTTCACCACCAGCAAGCCCGGACCCGAGTTCTCCACCGCCCAGCTGACCTTCGCCGCCGTCGCCTCGCTCGCCCTCTACGGCCTGTTCATCGCCGTCCAGACGGTCCGTCACCGGGACTACTTCCTGCCCGTGGACACCAAGCGCATCCGCAAGGAGGCGGCGCAGGCCGCCGCGGCGGCCGCCGCGGGCGAGGACGACGAACACGCCGAGCCGCCCACCTCGCGCGCCGCGCTCATCAGCCTCGGCCTGCTGCTCGTCGCCCTCGTCGCGGTCGTCGGCAACGCCAAGGCCGTCTCCCCGACCATCGAGAAGGGGGTCGCCGACGCCGGGCTGCCCAACGCCGTCGTCGGTGTGATCATCGCCCTCCTGGTGCTGCTGCCGGAGACCCTGGCCGCCGTCCGCGCCGCCCGCCGCGACCGCGTCCAGACCAGCCTCAACCTGGCGTACGGATCGGCCATCGCCAGCATCGGCCTGACCATCCCCGCCATCGCGCTGGCCTCCGTGTGGCTCTCCGGCCCGCTGCTCCTCGGCCTCGGCCCGATCCACATGGTGCTGCTCGCCCTCACCGTCGTCGTCAGCGCCCTGACCATCGTCCCCGGCCGCGCCACCCTGCTCCAGGGCGGCGTCCACCTCGTCCTGTTCGCGGGCTTCCTGTTCCTCGCGGTCAGCCCCTAG
- a CDS encoding acyl-CoA synthetase, translating to MTDTQHPNGFWAQAAADPDRTVLVTPAGEEWSAGRLHAAVNRLVHGLRAAGLEHGDAFAVVLPNGVEFLTAYLAASQAGFYLVPVNHHLVGPEIAWIVSDSGAKVLIAHERFAEAATAAADEAGLPASHRFGVGGEGTGGGGTGGSETADGAPAGFRPYADLLDGQPAAPPEGRTLGWVMNYTSGTTGRPRGIRRPLPGKAPEETYLGGFLGIFGIRPFDGNVHLVCSPLYHTAVLQFAGAALHIGHPLVLMDRWSPQEMLRLIDDHACTHTHMVPTQFHRLLALPQETKDAYDVSSMRHAIHGAAPCPDHVKRAMIDWWGRCVEEYYAASEGGGAFATAEDWLKRPGTVGRAWPISELAVFDDDGNRLPAGELGTVYIKMNTGGFSYHKDEGKTRKNRIGDFFTVGDLGLMDEEGYLFLRDRKIDMIISGGVNIYPAEIESALLTHPAVADAAAFGIPHADWGEEVKAVVEPAEGFEAGDALAAEILHHCERRLAGYKRPKTVDFIGAMPRDPNGKLYKRRLRDPYWEGRDRAV from the coding sequence ATGACCGACACCCAGCACCCGAACGGCTTCTGGGCCCAGGCCGCGGCCGACCCGGACCGCACCGTCCTGGTCACCCCCGCGGGCGAGGAGTGGTCCGCCGGCCGCCTGCACGCCGCCGTCAACCGGCTCGTCCACGGCCTGCGCGCGGCCGGCCTGGAGCACGGGGACGCCTTCGCCGTCGTCCTGCCCAACGGCGTCGAGTTCCTCACCGCCTACCTCGCGGCCTCCCAGGCGGGCTTCTACCTCGTCCCCGTCAACCACCACCTCGTCGGCCCCGAGATCGCCTGGATCGTCTCCGACTCCGGCGCCAAGGTCCTCATCGCCCACGAACGCTTCGCCGAGGCGGCCACCGCCGCCGCCGACGAGGCCGGGCTGCCCGCGAGCCACCGCTTCGGGGTCGGGGGTGAGGGGACCGGCGGCGGGGGGACCGGCGGCTCGGAAACCGCGGACGGCGCCCCCGCCGGCTTCCGGCCGTACGCGGACCTCCTCGACGGGCAGCCGGCGGCACCCCCCGAGGGCCGCACCCTCGGCTGGGTCATGAACTACACCTCCGGCACCACCGGCCGCCCCCGCGGCATCCGCCGCCCGCTGCCCGGCAAGGCCCCCGAGGAGACGTACCTGGGCGGCTTCCTCGGCATCTTCGGCATCCGCCCCTTCGACGGCAACGTCCACCTGGTGTGCTCCCCGCTCTACCACACGGCCGTCCTGCAGTTCGCCGGTGCGGCCCTGCACATCGGGCACCCGCTGGTCCTGATGGACCGGTGGAGCCCGCAGGAGATGCTCCGGCTCATCGACGACCACGCCTGCACGCACACCCACATGGTGCCCACGCAGTTCCACCGGCTGCTCGCGCTGCCCCAGGAGACCAAGGACGCCTACGACGTCTCCTCCATGCGGCACGCCATCCACGGAGCGGCGCCCTGCCCCGACCACGTCAAACGGGCGATGATCGACTGGTGGGGCCGCTGCGTGGAGGAGTACTACGCGGCGAGCGAGGGCGGCGGGGCCTTCGCGACCGCCGAGGACTGGCTGAAGAGGCCGGGGACCGTCGGCCGGGCCTGGCCGATCAGCGAACTCGCCGTCTTCGACGACGACGGCAACCGGCTGCCCGCCGGCGAGCTCGGCACCGTCTACATCAAGATGAACACCGGCGGCTTCAGCTACCACAAGGACGAGGGCAAGACGAGGAAGAACCGCATCGGCGACTTCTTCACGGTCGGCGACCTCGGGCTGATGGACGAGGAGGGCTACCTCTTCCTCCGCGACCGCAAGATCGACATGATCATCTCGGGCGGGGTCAACATCTATCCCGCGGAGATAGAGTCCGCCCTCCTCACCCACCCCGCGGTCGCCGACGCCGCCGCCTTCGGCATCCCCCACGCCGACTGGGGCGAGGAGGTCAAGGCCGTCGTCGAACCCGCCGAGGGGTTCGAGGCGGGCGACGCCCTCGCGGCCGAGATCCTGCACCACTGCGAACGCCGACTGGCCGGCTACAAGCGCCCCAAGACGGTCGACTTCATCGGGGCGATGCCCCGCGACCCCAACGGCAAGCTCTACAAGCGCCGGCTGCGCGACCCGTACTGGGAGGGCCGCGACCGCGCCGTGTGA
- a CDS encoding NAD(P)H-dependent flavin oxidoreductase, which translates to METELSRTLGVEHAIFGFTPFPAVAAAITRAGGFGVLGAVRYTDPGELKRDLDWMQAHTDGKPYGLDVVMPAKKAVDGISEAAIEAMIPEGHRDFVRDTLARYQVPELAEGEASGWRITGWMEQVARNQLDVAFDYPVKLLANALGSPPADVIARAHDHGVLVAALAGSATHARRHAEAGIDVVVAQGYEAGGHTGDIATMVLVPEIVDAVAPLPVLAAGGIGSGEQIAASLALGAQGAWLGSLWLTTTEADLHSRALTEKLLAAGSGDTVRSRALTGKPARQLRTEWTDAWDGPDGPGPLPMPLQGLLVAEAVSRIQKHEVRPLLGTPVGQIVGRMNSERSVRAVFDDLTRGFEQALDRINRIAGRA; encoded by the coding sequence ATGGAGACGGAGCTGAGCAGGACACTCGGAGTCGAGCACGCCATCTTCGGCTTCACGCCCTTCCCGGCGGTGGCCGCGGCCATCACCCGGGCGGGCGGATTCGGCGTGCTCGGAGCCGTTCGCTACACCGACCCCGGCGAGCTCAAGCGCGACCTCGACTGGATGCAGGCGCACACCGACGGCAAGCCCTACGGCCTCGACGTGGTCATGCCCGCCAAGAAGGCCGTGGACGGCATCAGCGAGGCCGCCATCGAGGCGATGATCCCGGAGGGCCACCGCGACTTCGTCCGCGACACCCTCGCCCGCTACCAGGTGCCCGAGCTGGCCGAGGGCGAGGCCTCCGGCTGGCGCATCACCGGCTGGATGGAACAGGTCGCCCGCAACCAGCTCGACGTCGCCTTCGACTACCCCGTCAAACTCCTCGCCAACGCCCTCGGTTCCCCGCCCGCCGACGTCATCGCCCGCGCCCACGACCACGGCGTCCTCGTCGCCGCCCTCGCCGGCAGCGCCACGCACGCGCGCCGCCACGCCGAGGCCGGGATCGACGTGGTCGTCGCCCAGGGCTACGAGGCGGGCGGCCACACCGGTGACATCGCCACCATGGTCCTCGTCCCCGAGATCGTCGACGCCGTCGCCCCGCTCCCCGTCCTCGCCGCCGGCGGCATCGGCAGCGGCGAGCAGATCGCCGCCTCCCTCGCCCTCGGCGCCCAGGGCGCCTGGCTCGGCTCCCTCTGGCTCACCACCACCGAGGCCGACCTGCACTCCCGGGCCCTCACCGAGAAGCTCCTGGCCGCCGGCTCCGGAGACACCGTGCGCTCCCGCGCGCTCACCGGCAAGCCGGCCCGCCAACTGCGCACCGAGTGGACCGACGCCTGGGACGGCCCGGACGGACCCGGCCCCCTGCCCATGCCCCTCCAGGGACTGCTGGTGGCCGAGGCCGTCTCCCGCATCCAGAAGCACGAGGTCCGGCCGCTGCTCGGCACCCCCGTCGGGCAGATCGTCGGCCGGATGAACAGCGAACGCAGCGTGCGGGCCGTCTTCGACGACCTCACCCGCGGCTTCGAGCAGGCCCTCGACCGCATCAACCGCATCGCCGGCCGGGCCTGA